A genomic region of Homo sapiens chromosome 4, GRCh38.p14 Primary Assembly contains the following coding sequences:
- the TMPRSS11D gene encoding transmembrane protease serine 11D isoform X1, which translates to MRILGGTEAEEGSWPWQVSLRLNNAHHCGGSLINNMWILTAAHCFRSNSNPRDWIATSGISTTFPKLRMRVRNILIHNNYKSATHENDIALVRLENSVTFTKDIHSVCLPAATQNIPPGSTAYVTGWGAQEYAGHTVPELRQGQVRIISNDVCNAPHSYNGAILSGMLCAGVPQGGVDACQGDSGGPLVQEDSRRLWFIVGIVSWGDQCGLPDKPGVYTRVTAYLDWIRQQTGI; encoded by the exons AGAATCCTTGGAGGcactgaggctgaggagggaagctGGCCGTGGCAAGTCAGTCTGCGGCTCAATAATGCCCACCACTGTGGAGGCAGCCTGATCAATAACATGTGGATCCTGACAGCAGCTCACTGCTTCAGAAG CAACTCTAATCCTCGTGACTGGATTGCCACGTCTGGTATTTCCACAACATTTCCTAAACTAAGAATGAgagtaagaaatattttaattcataacAATTATAAATCTGCAACTCATGAAAATGACATTGCACTTGTGAGACTTGAGAACAGTGTCACCTTTACCAAAGATATCCATAGTGTGTGTCTCCCAGCTGCTACCCAGAATATTCCACCTGGCTCTACTGCTTATGTAACAGGATGGGGCGCTCAAGAATATGCTG GCCACACAGTTCCAGAGCTAAGGCAAGGACAGGTCAGAATAATAAGTAATGATGTATGTAATGCACCACATAGTTATAATGGAGCCATCTTGTCTGGAATGCTGTGTGCTGGAGTACCTCAAGGTGGAGTGGACGCATGTCAG GGTGACTCTGGTGGCCCACTAGTACAAGAAGACTCACGGCGGCTTTGGTTTATTGTGGGGATAGTAAGCTGGGGAGATCAGTGTGGCCTGCCGGATAAGCCAGGAGTGTATACTCGAGTGACAGCCTACCTTGACTGGATTAGGCAACAAACTGGGATCTAG